The Sabethes cyaneus chromosome 1, idSabCyanKW18_F2, whole genome shotgun sequence DNA segment CAATTTTCAATGGCTTCATGCTTGAGACGAATCTTCTCTTTCAGATTGGACATACTTTTGTCGTGCGACTTGGGAACTGCACGCTGATGGTTACACAGAATAGCAACGGCGCGATTTGCGCGGTTGTAAGCGAGCAGCTTCTCCGGCACCGTCATGTCCGGATCGGTCAACTCGGCCAGCTGATTCTGCAGCGTGAAGGAAGCATTGAACGTACGGAACACCTTTGCCGTGAGTCCTGTGAAGAAAACATAAATTACAATTCTGACCCATATTCTTATTCAAAGAACAAAAACCTACCTTCCATCAAATCCCGCAAATGCTCGTTCATTACGGTGGTATTCAAGCGATCGAAAAGATCATCGCCAGGTTTCTTATTCTCCTTAAATAGCTCGAGATTTTTGAAGACTCGCTTTTCGACTTCCACCTCATTGTAGTACCGAATTGAATCTTTACCGAGAAAATCGAACACAACTACGTTCTCCTTCCCGTTCAGTTCCTTGTGCAGCTCGATGTGTTCCACGCGCAGCGAACAGCAACCGACCGTATCCGCTTGATCTTCGTCCTTTTCGTTGCCCGCTCTCAGTGCAAGCTTATCGATGAAATACAAAGCAACCGCACGCTGCCGTATTCGCATTTCCTTACTCTTCCATTCGTCACGGTACGTGTCACGAATCTTGTCAATGTGCTTCAACAGACGGCGAGCGGTTTCGTACTTTTGCCAATCCTTTTCACCCTTCAGCTTGGAGCTCGGGTTCAGCATGACGTACTTCACCTGTCCTTGGACATTTTCCGTCCAGGAAGCCAACCACGAAACCGAATTATCGTGGCGAACCTCCTTCCAACGGTGACCGTCGGGGGCCTTTGGCCACTGGCTATCTTTGCCGCAGTTAATAATAACGTCTTCCGGCAGGACGCGTCGCTTCACCATTCCCATCTTGGGATGTTCACCACGCCCACGGAACAAACCAGGCGGTTCAATGCGAAAATTACCGATTTTTTCCTTGTGGCCATCGATGATGCAAATGCCGTACTCTTTCATCAGTGCTTCGTTCTTTTCCTTCAGTGCCAGTTTTTCCTCCTTGGTTCGATTACGGTTCTTCTCCGATATATCAGCGAAGTATTTATGCATGTACCGGAAGTTACACTTTTTGAGATCCTTGATTTTGTCCCGCTCCGACGAGCTCATCGATTTGCGCCAGTCTTTGAAGAAGTTGGTGTTGAACGCTTCCTTGGAGGTGTACTCGTGCTCCAGCATACGCGCGTAGAAACCTGCAATTTCTTCCGCATCCTGCGACAGCTTCATCACCTTACCGTCGTACTCAAACTTAATGTTGTCCGGCAGCGGCTCGTACGGCGGAGCAAACACCGGACCCTTGTGTTCCAGTAGGTTCCATTTAACACCATCGTCGCGCTTTTCTTCCTCCCACCTGAAATTCGGAATATAAAATAAGGTATATAGCgactttaacaatattttatTAAGCAACCGAATCTTTTCGATGATTTTGCTAGCTCGAGAAAGCTTTACTCGATCGATTCTGACTACCAAAACACAATTTTCCAACAAACTGGGCCGCCGAAAGCATCGCCACGCTGTTGAAACAAGACTACTCATTAAACTGAGTGGAATTTGGTGGTCTCAGAACTTTTACATAATCAAGTTTTAGTCGATAATAGTAAAGAAAACACACGTTCGTTTCAAGCAAGAAGAAACACCATGACGACATGACAGACAGCACGGACAGCAAAAATGAGAATGACACATGTCATGCGCATGCACTCGCTTCATCATCAGTAGCGCCACATTGATTACTCGTGGTGAGCATTGAAACTAAATTCGTAAACACGCTGCCGATGCCGGCTTCAACCGTTCTGTTCTGCCCACAATGGCATAACTGACGTAAGCGACAAAGTCAAAATCTACTGCGAACAGTGAAATTTATATTACCTAATTGTAAATACAAGCTATAAAATTACATTTACtagttttttcgccatttttactATAGttgttttgcttgattagccaCTTTACGTTTTAGTAGTGTATTTGTGTCTTGTAGATTAAGTGACGTGGATTTATGCTGTTACATTTGCAATTATACTTTTCGGTTAATTTGTGTTTGTTCACTTTACGACTTTACCTAAGTTAAAGCTTATAgcgtttttatttttgcttatagGTTCGTCCTAGTATCAGTCAAACGGCTgttaaaacgtttgtttttacGCTCAGGTAGAACCTTGTTACGCTCTgggttgaactttttagacgacgggttcgTTCTGGGTGTTTTTACAGTTTCAACCCTGCTTTcagcaatacactgacaaccgaaaaacgtttgtttatgtaCCCAAAAATCGAATGGAACTAACTcagattgaaaaacaaaaacgctataagaTTATTAAAAGGAACTAGATATGCCAGTCTTTGATTTCCTCATAGATGAGTAAAAAGTATGTCATCAGCACTACCTACTGACGGCAGGGTTTACTAGACTATCATAGTTTTTGTATCTCCTACTCATTTTACACAAGTGTTGGTGACAGATGATGTAGACAAATGTGTGCCTCTGAGAGCGCTCTACGAACACTAAGACAGGCTAGTACACCCTCTTGCCGTTAGGAGCCACCTTACTGGCGAATAAATCTGCGAAGAATTGCGTAGCTAGTTCTTTAATTATCTAAGGttaaagcacagacaaacagacataacactcgttttccattcatcgtaccgattaaaccgtcatttcaaatttgggcttagttgggaatgtctccgttttggtcaaagtggcgctttttgacgaaagaaggggaattccccataaaaatacttgctacttcgaaggatacccatattgctatttgatatttgggaatgtcgatcatagatggtgctagtgctcaggctaaatgtgaggtacgataatttttgttgattttccttctaagagttatgtctgtggtTAAAGTCTTGATTTTTTAATCATCTTTATCTTACTTTGGTCTTTGCTTCTTCCCCTACCAATTTTCTACCATCTTTTCACTCGCCAATCTATacggttttgcaaggtgacgtcacgaatgaacacGATTctcccatttgacatccacccgtggtttgtttactaattGTTAGTCGAATATTGCAAACTTGCTTGTCTAATCAGCCTggaggccgtagtttcctctgctgtacgaagaagtcgtcttgattccactcggtccatggccgcaatttgccagccacgtagtagcctcctccacgttccgtcttccatctgcactccgccgtagatggtgcgcaacaccttccgttcgaaaacactaagggcgcgttggtcctccacgaattttgttcgatcgcagcgtcctgcggagtccaaagtaggcacgatttcctgccatgcgtctttgtatttctatGCTGGTGTCGTAGCTAcgagtgagcccagatacacgaactcttttaccacctcgatttcatcaccgtctagatgaatccggggagggaggtcagcagtcacttctctagaacctctgcCTTTcaagtattttgttttcgatacattaatgacaagtctaatccgtttggcttcagctttcagtccgatgtacgtttccgccatcctctcaaaggtacgtgtaacgTCCTCAGCGAAACCAAGTAGCTGGACGGACtttgtgaatatcgtgccactcgtgtctatacccgctcttcttatcacaccttcCAAAGCgacgttgaacagcaaacatgaaagcccatcaccttgccgtaaccctcttcgagatccaaagggattcgagactgcccctgatactcgcacaacacacattactcgatccatcgtcaccttgaccaatcgcgttagtttatccggaaatccgtagtacagtggacccccgttcgtttgaacgattcctcatgcaaactaacggggttagtttttaatttgaacaactggcaaccctaaacatgctggaacttgtgtgaactggtcgccctactctttgttattgttttgatggtttgattcagttggaagttggaagcagcgaatatttcattccccgatcggatttctatcataatcgttgggaaaacgcaatgtgaaacagattaaacacgctagatcagtacaaacaaatcgcgtttatgcgcattgtctgcaaagcaaatgatgtcatgttgagaatgacatttgaaccatttttaatttgcacgtcgtgcaaaccagcggggtgcaaactaaaaagtgttcagattaaaaacggtcaaacgaacgggggtccacggtagtgcataatctgccatagctgatctcgatcgatcgtgtcgtacgccgatttgaagtcgatgaataaatgatgcataGGCAcattgtattcgcgacatttctgcaacacttgccgaagcgcgaaaatctggtccgtggtggcacgggcacccatgaatcccgcttgatattgccccacgaactcctttgcaaatggtgataatcgacgacataaaagttggtagagtaccttgtaggcggcgttcaacagtcgctttattgttcttcttccgaccgatctcttctgctacctcctggaggtcgggggatggtattctgtcgtcttctgcacgtgctccaagatctgttgccatatcgtcaccttcatgtttAGCTAcctcgctgttaaggtgctcgccaCAATACTGCTTCCGCCTCTCGATCACcccacgttcgttcgtgagtagattaccgtctgagtcccgacacatatcggcctgcggcacatagcctttacGCGAatggtttaacttctcgtagaacttccgtttatcgttagcacggtacagttcttccatcgcctcccgatctcgatcttcctgttggcgctttttcctccggaaaaccgagttttgcctgctccgtgcttgtttatatcgcttcacattcgccctcgtacggtgttgcagcattctcgcacgcaTTCTTCttctgcactaattgctcgcattcaccgtcgaaccaatcgtttttgcaccaatcgaatATTGCAAATGGGAtgtgcataaattggagttaaacgcCTTAAAAgagtattatccagcagtgtcggcCTCCAAACTTCTTGTAATGGCagattttgtgcttttctgacttgccttaagcaatattcacttTCAAAATGTTAACCCACATTCTAagaccatgtaaacaaaccaccgatagacgtcaaagaacatgtcaaaaggttcgatgtgcaaataaacaaattctctttgcgtctcctcttcTATGtctattacggcggcataaattgTCAATGAGATGCAATACAAAAGCAGCAGCGCTCCGTTTTCGGAACCTGACCTTCTGTTTTAATTCGACAGACTGCGCGGTCACCTGGTACAAAACCATCTCCCAAGCCCAACTGGGATTCAAATTCTAGAATGCGACAACTGGCCTAATAGACCAAAAGCGTACCTCTTGAGATCCGCTAGGGAGGCAAATGCAGTACTGAACGCATTTTGTCAAACAAGTTTGAAAACTTTGTTTTAGCTGCATAGCAATGTTTAAAAGTTTGTAACAGCATATTGATATAGGTATAAACCCAAATTATCAATTGATCAAAATTAAGCAAACATTCACCTTCGAACTATAATAGCATATGAGGGCATATGTGaatgaaaaacagaataatCACTCTATACGTACCATTTCCAAACTTCGTGCTCCTCCTCTTCCTTCTTCTTCTTACGACCTTTAGTTGGACTTTCGTTTTCCTCAGTTTTAACCTGCAAAATAAAATTCATCCGTTGAATCTTACAAAATAGTTTGCCTATCTAAGTTTTTAAAATGATAAAGCAAAGCTTTAGCCTTTCCAAAACATCAACGGGGCACACACCTTGGTTTTAGTTTCCTTCTTAACGACAGCAGCGGCCTTCTTTGCCTTTTTGGCCTGCTTCTTGGCACGACCATAGTCCTCTTCCTCTTCCTGCTCGTCGTATTCCGGCTCGGATTCATAGGcgcgcttcttcttcttctcttttttgtcctttttctccatttttattttcttctttttattgccGACTTCATTGTCCTCATCGGTGTCCTTCTTTTTGCGCTTCGAAAGTGGAACATCGTCCTCAGAATCCTCTTCCTGCTTGACGGAAACTTGACTGGCTTCCTCCTGTTCCTCGTCTTCGTACTGGATGCGATCCGGATCCGGTGCTTCCTCCTTTATGACGAAGGCACTCTCGTCTGCACGAAACTGGGACATCGAATAGTCGCATGAGCTGGCCCGGGAAGCGTCGACATCCAGCGGATCTTCCTGTTTAACTTCCTTCACATCCTGAGACGATTCGTTGCTTTCGAGGCCATTCGAGAAAGTTTGATTATTATCCGCTTTGGCTTCACTAGATTCAGATTTGATAACGGGCTCCTGTTTAACGACCGATTCCTCCTTTATTTTGTCTTTCTTGTCCCGATCCTTGTCTTTAGAGGACGAAGAATGTTTGTCACTACGTTCGCGATCCTTGCGATCTTTAtctctgctgctgctactgctggaaTGTTTGTCTTTATctttgctactgctactgctcttgtgcttgtctttcTCGCGATCCTTGTCTTTTTCCCGATGTGACGAGGACGAGCTACTTTTGTGCTTATCACGATCTTTATCTTTGCTACTGCTAGATTTTTCCTTATCTTTATCGCGATCTTTCCTCTCCCTGTCCTTGTCTTTCTCGCGATCTTTATCTTTCTCCCGATCTTTGTCCCTGGATCTTTCCTTGTCTTTGTCGCGATCTTTATCCTTAGACCGCTCTTTATCCTTAGATCGTTCCTTATCCTTTTCACGATCTCGATCCTTATCACTTCGGGAGCTCTTGTGCGAACTGCTGTGCCGGTCACGATCCTTGTCCTTACTGCTACTGGATTTGTCTTTCTCGCGATCCTTATCCCTAAAATTATGTTTCTCATCAATAATAGATCAcaaatgacactttatactgtgaaacaaaaaaacttacttCGACGACGAACTGCTACTTTTGTGTTTATCCCGGTCTCTGTCCTTGTCGCGATCCTTATCGGACGAGCGATGTTTGTCCTTTTCACGATCACGATCCTTATCACGGTGTTTATCCTTTTCCCGGTCGCGATCCTTGTCACGATGTTTGTCTTTGCTGGAGCTCTTGTGGCTTTTGTGGCGTTCCTCACCAGCTCCTGCCCTGTCACTCGCTGCAGCGCTTCCACTTTCCGCGACCGAGTGGCCATTGCTCACACCATTCAGTCGGTCACCATTCACCTGTTTAGGTGAATCCTGTAAAAAAGATGTATGTATTACCTACCTctgaaaaaagtatatattcaaaaatctaaaaaaatttaCGAACGCCTTTATTCAACATAATATGTTATATTATAACTTGTTCGTGTCACTTGTAAccatatttctttaaaaaagaagaaaacaaaatccTCACCTTGCTATAACAGCAATCGCAGAAAAATGGTATGCATTTCGCACATTGCTTTTCTTCTACAATTGCTAGCGGGCATGAGACTTTGCTAAAAAAATATCTATAAAACGAAACTCTCTACGCCGTACCTACTTGCTTGCTGCGACGACCAACACTTGTGAAAATCACAATACTCCGACTGCAAGTACGGCCATAGAAggctaaatataaaaaaaatactattcGAAAAGCAGCAGGCGGCGCACCAGCACTGTATAGCATTCATGAGGTAAAGAAAAGTGAACGAACCGACCGACAAGCAAGCAGCGCACAAAGAGCGAACGAACCAACATCAGCAAGGGAAGCGAAAATTTTTCTAAGTGCTGGAAAAATCGGGGacttgtcaattttttttcaccaaaaaagtgACCCCAGCTCAGATGATGCAGATTTTCGTGAAACGGATTTCTATAACATTTTCGGTACATTCTGACCAAGCCGAAgcgtaaaattaatttttaaatatttcccCTTGGTTGCTTTCGACGACGTGGGACTTAGTCTCCGGACGCCATTTTCTCTTTATGAAAACGAGTGATTTTCGTCTAAGTCCCAACACCAACCTCGTCTGTTTGACTGTGGGTATTTTATTTTTGCCCGAGTGATATGGGATTTTACTAAAATCAAGGAATGGACATACCTGTGAACCAGCAGCTTCCACCTCGACACTCATCCTGCCGGATCAGGTTAAACTTTCGAGAAGAAAAATGTGCCACCGAACCTTTGATTCGACTGACAGAAAATTTTCTAAGTCCAAGAAAATCACACACTGGCTAGCGACGGCTGCGACGTCAAAGTCCTCCCGAGCACTGGCGAAAAACGATTGCTATTTGAGAGGAAAATCACTTCTCCAATTGTTACATTTAACTTCAACGTAGCAATCAGAAATCCACGTTCAATTTGCACTGCAATACTTCAAATGAACAATAATTGTACACTTTTTCGCGACAGAAAACGGAAAGGACTTCCATCGAAATCGAACAAGGCGAGAGTGCAAAGCAACCAAGTCCAAGGAAAGAAGCCGACTGGGCGACTGGATGAGAGCAAAATAACAGGGTTGCTGGTCGAACCAAACGTCAGATGCATGCCAAAGCTCTACAAAGTTTTACTGTTATAGGGCTTTAGTTCATGTTGGTTCCATtggtcgaccaacatttgaaaagggcggataaaccaactgtcaaacagaacgagtgagagttcattttcatgCTGCTcctgcaaaaaataactctcagtCGGTCTGTTTGTTTGTTCAAATCTGACTTTACGTGTATTTGTCAAGAAAGCTGGTATAAACAGCCTTTCAATGCTtaaaggtgcgtttaaactgggcaattttttggcaacatgtggaatgcaacatgCGGTAGGCGACATGTAGCTAGTTGTTGGTCAATGTTGGTTCTGTTGCCACCTGAACGTTCGGGATACGTTGCCatgttgcttggaaacatcggggaacagtttggaaaaagttgcatgccacatgtggccaatctaaacgcaccttaatgGAAAccaatgtcgaccaacatttgaaaagggcggataagccaaacgtcaaacagaccgagcgagagttattttttgctggagcagcattagcgtttttgacaagctatcgcccgcttagaggcgctgcataaaaaaagtgatgaaaagtaaaatcgctgttaaACTCcgtacatttttgaaaaaagctgaaataaaatgcagtttttgattaaccctttcaattgccAGGATTTTaggtagcgaaatattggaagaaatttgtttatctacgttaaggtaagtgaaaatattcgaattaattaactttattgcagaaaaatgttaatgtttgattttgtaccgcatgaaacaaaagtacatagagtcagctgtaaagtttacacacagagaacagacatccaagcgaaaggtccccacttggataaaacttatgtcaaattagttaggaaactatagtgatgatgtcgctgaaggcgcatgaaattctacactaaactcacaacagctagcttctggcgctagcatagcgcttatagtccatatatactagcgccagaggagccaaaggttgtcagtgtgcgaatcaaaagaatcatttagttgggaaactgtaGTGGTgatgacgctagcatattaggcgattttaatttgaaattttatccaagaattcccggaaaatttgttcctgaatggatgtctgttctctgtggtttacatatcctggatagagaatcaccaattatttttcaGTCTTCactgttttccaatgtgttttcaaatgctaacggatttattttcgtgattagcatcatctgcgcctagaaccaaacatataacctatcagttcgtaaacataaatacactcgcgaagctctaataaccgctcgaaacagaaacaatatatatcaaatgaaaggtaatgctttttcttacctttattatccattttcatcattcccactgttgataattcaataaaatattacatttaaagtcgagttccatataggtgccagcaagaattttgggaattgcactttttttgtagttccaataatcacaacctggtagcgaacggttgcttttagttttgctcgaattcgcctataaggttttgcaaggtgacgtcacgaatgaaccggaatgaacgcaattcacccatttgacatccactcgtggtttgtttactatttgttaggcgaacgcgatatgcgTAAATTGGAgtcaaacgttttaaaagcgtattatccagcagtttcgccttccaaactactcggaatggcagtttttgtgcttttctgactgccGTTAAGACCTTTAAGCgatattcagtttcaaaattttaacccatgttctaagtccatgtaaacaaaccactgatagacgtcaaagaagtgaggttatgctcgcccgtgcaaaaccttataggaaaatgaactctcactcgttctttTTGAccgttggcttatccgcccttttcaagaatgttggtcgacaatttGCGATGTTTGTGATGGGGATGAGTTTTGACATTTCGAAGATGACCTTTGTAGGGCTTTAATTTGGTTGACTTTTTGAGTTGAAATCGTTGAAATTGAGAGTCCTGTCCTGGTTCGGttatttgttgttgttggttCTTGGTTCAACGGGCTCAAGGCTTCAGCAGATTTCCGGTCAGCAAATGTTCGAAAAGTGCGAGGTCTGCGACCATACCGAATTTACGGTCGATGCCGGCTTTCATTACTGCATGGAATGTGGCACTAAGTCGCAACAACATGGACAGGAATTGATTGACGAATGTATGGACAACCTGCCCTCGCAGGGAGCAGCAACTATTAAATTGAAGAAGGATAAAAGTAAGTACGACTGTAGTGTTGAGTTTCAAAACAAACTTAATTCAGATAAATATCCTTATCTTGAAT contains these protein-coding regions:
- the LOC128735073 gene encoding DNA topoisomerase I, mitochondrial, whose translation is MSVEVEAAGSQDSPKQVNGDRLNGVSNGHSVAESGSAAASDRAGAGEERHKSHKSSSKDKHRDKDRDREKDKHRDKDRDREKDKHRSSDKDRDKDRDRDKHKSSSSSSKDKDREKDKSSSSKDKDRDRHSSSHKSSRSDKDRDREKDKERSKDKERSKDKDRDKDKERSRDKDREKDKDREKDKDRERKDRDKDKEKSSSSKDKDRDKHKSSSSSSHREKDKDREKDKHKSSSSSKDKDKHSSSSSSRDKDRKDRERSDKHSSSSKDKDRDKKDKIKEESVVKQEPVIKSESSEAKADNNQTFSNGLESNESSQDVKEVKQEDPLDVDASRASSCDYSMSQFRADESAFVIKEEAPDPDRIQYEDEEQEEASQVSVKQEEDSEDDVPLSKRKKKDTDEDNEVGNKKKKIKMEKKDKKEKKKKRAYESEPEYDEQEEEEDYGRAKKQAKKAKKAAAVVKKETKTKVKTEENESPTKGRKKKKEEEEHEVWKWWEEEKRDDGVKWNLLEHKGPVFAPPYEPLPDNIKFEYDGKVMKLSQDAEEIAGFYARMLEHEYTSKEAFNTNFFKDWRKSMSSSERDKIKDLKKCNFRYMHKYFADISEKNRNRTKEEKLALKEKNEALMKEYGICIIDGHKEKIGNFRIEPPGLFRGRGEHPKMGMVKRRVLPEDVIINCGKDSQWPKAPDGHRWKEVRHDNSVSWLASWTENVQGQVKYVMLNPSSKLKGEKDWQKYETARRLLKHIDKIRDTYRDEWKSKEMRIRQRAVALYFIDKLALRAGNEKDEDQADTVGCCSLRVEHIELHKELNGKENVVVFDFLGKDSIRYYNEVEVEKRVFKNLELFKENKKPGDDLFDRLNTTVMNEHLRDLMEGLTAKVFRTFNASFTLQNQLAELTDPDMTVPEKLLAYNRANRAVAILCNHQRAVPKSHDKSMSNLKEKIRLKHEAIENCEQELRDLKKSSVRDKVARDKKQKMLERLQEQLKKLELQETNRDENKTIALGTSKLNYLDPRISVAWCKKFDVPIDKIFNKTQRDKFRWAIDMADENYVF